The nucleotide window TCGATGAATGGTCCAGGAGTTACAGGATTTGCTAATTTCAATACAACAAATTCTGATAGTACCTTCAGTAGTACTTTAAATTTAAAAGCAAGCATATCTGGAGCTGATGGATTATTCAAAGCAAAAGACTCTTTCAGTTACGACACCAATTATAGTGGAACTTACTCAACTGGACAAAATAATTTCTTCTCATATTTTGCATTAAGTACTAATTTCGAAGGAACTCAATTATCAGCAAATGGAAAATCATTGCTAGCAAGTAATCCAGAACAATTTATGCAAACCTGTGGGACATCATATATTACTAACGAGGCTCTTGGGGTCAGTAATCAATTTACATCGACAATAACTTCCTCCAGTAATAGTTCAAGTACGAGCATATCTAACACATTAAACGCAAGTTACTCTTTTGTTGACTTTACAGCAGAACTAACCTCTTTAAGTAAAAATACAAACCAAACATTTAGTCTAGCAAGCTCCTATGTAAGTAATGGCGATTATACGTTCCAAAATACACATAACATAACAAATGGTATAGTTGCGAATAAAGGTGATTCATTTGAAGGAATAATATCTGAATGGATTGGTAATAATAAAAATGGAGCTAATGCCTGTAATGAGCAAATCACTTCCAGCAGTGTAACCACATGTACTGGATATTTGACAGACTTAAGCGCATTAATTAGTGCATTAACTGCCGCAGTTGGATCAGATATCCAAACATCAGGGTTTCCTACTGACATGAGTTTATTTGAACAATTTCCAAGCGGCGTAACTGTAATTAATGCTCAAGGTGGTGGCACACCTCCAACACCATTAACTACCCAGCCTGTAAGTAACTTGGCTAATGGATCTTTTCCCGATGCTTACGCTCCGTATGTTACAAACTTAGAAAATCATATCCAGTTAATTTTTAATTTAACCTCTCTAGCTGGCAGAGCACAGTTATATGCAAATATGTTGACACCTACTCTACTTGCTGGAAATAGTACTATTGATATACCCACTGAATTAAATAATTTGGCTAATTCTTATTCGACAGATTATTTAAACCTAGCAAGTGAGGTCAACAATTGCATGAATAATCTAAGCAGCTGTGCAACAATGACCCAAATTGCGACTAGTGATCCATATACATTCTATTCATCAACAACCACTCCATACCGTGTAGGGGACAGTTTATGGGCTGATAAGATGTGGAATTCAATTATTCTTCAATATAATGGCACATATAATGAAGCTGGTCAAATTGGTGGAGAGTTAAATGCTTATTTTCCTTCTGTAGCTACAACTGTACAACTAAATAATTCCGCACCAATGGCTGTATTTTATGCAAGTAATATGAACATTAGCGGTGATCAACAAGCAGGAATTACTGGAATAGGATTATCACCAATTGTTGTAACGAACCCTGTATATGGTTTAGAAACAGACTTTAGTAATGGATATGCAACTTGGGGCGGCTTGGCATCATATCCAATTGCAGGGGAATTTATCATAAACTACCCAATGACAAGTGCGAATGGAACAATAGCACAGCAACAAGCTGCATTAGCCAACTTGTTACTAGGCTATACTAATGGTCAATCCATGAGTAATGTTTTTACCGCAGGTCCAGTTAAATATCTTGGCGGAGAACCAACAGTTGATCAGAATGCTAGTAAATTACAAACACCTGTAAGTAATATGGCTTCATCCTTTTCGTCTCCTCAGAGTGGATTTAGTAGTGGTAACGGTTACAGTTTAGGAGCTATGTCAATACTAGTATCTAACCCCAACAATGATGCTTGGAATTATTCAATATTTACTTATACACCCAATAATGGAGTAGTATCTAATGGATACCAAACTTATAATACTAACATGGCAGCTGGCTGTTATCCAATGGTTAATATGGATCCAGATATAATTTCTGATTATAATATTTGTCCAAGTATGTACGGCGGTATTACTAATGAGCTACAATTAAACGCCATTATCACACCATTTTTTTAACCAATGATTACAATTAAAAAAAGCATAATGACGGGTTTCTCCCGTCATTATGCTTTGACGTAAATAGTAATTATTTCAGTTTAATAAATTCACTGGCTTCCCATCAATAAAAGCGGCAATATTCGCAACCGTAATATCAATACACCGTTGCCGTGCTTCAACTGGTGCCCAACCAATATGTGGTGTTAGCAGTACATTGTCCAAGCCAAGAAGCGGATTATCTGGCAATGGTGGCTCGCTACTTAATACATCTAGTGCTGCCCCAGCGATCTGCTTATTTTTTATCGCTAAACTAAGTGCAATCTCATCAACAAGACCACCACGCGCAGCATTAATCAGATACGCAGTTGGCTTCATATGTCTCAAAAACTCCTCGTTTATGATTTTGGCAGTATCTTTAGTAAGTGCACAATTTAGAGAAATAAAATCAGCTTCTTTTGCGACTTCGTAAAGTTCCAGCTGTTTTATTCCTTCTATATTTTTAATACTACGGTTATAAGCAACTACTTTCATCCCAAAAGCTAACGCTAGTTTTGCCGTAGCGATACCAATTTCACCCAATCCAATGATACCCAAAGTCTTACCAGCTAATTCATGCATAGGTATCGCCAAACCAGCCATTTTATCCCAGCCCTTTTCTCGCATATAGTCAAGCTGGGGAACGAACTGAATCGCACAACTAAGCATTAAGAAAATCACCAACTGCGAGACAGCATTCGTACCATAGCCAGGAACATTAGCTACTTTAATACCCCGTTTAGCTGCCGCAGCAACATCAACATTATCATATCCAGTTGCTGTAATTGCGATTAGCTTCACACTATCAGGCAATCTATTGATTATTACTTCAGTCAGATAGACTTTATTTACCACAATAACACCAACCCCCTTAGTAGCACTAATAATTGCTTCGGGTTCATTTAAGTTTTCATGAATAACCATTTCACCAAATTGCTCAAAACCACGAAAACTAATATCATCATTTACCGTGGTTGTATTTTTATCTAATACCAGAATCTTCATTATTTTATACCTCCAAATCAAGCTGCATAACAACTACATCAACAAATTTCTCAAATTTGTAACCAACATTCTTCATAATTCCGATTAATTCAAAACCATGCTTCTTATGTAAATTAACTGAACCACGATTATTACTATCCCCGATCAATGCCAGCATTTGCAGATAACCACGCTGCTTACAGGAAACAATCAACTCTTTAAGTAGCATTGATCCAACACCACTACCCTGATATTGTTTATCAATATAGATGGAGTCTTCAACCGTAAAACGATATGCCGAGCGTTCCCTAAAATGTGATGCATAGGCATAACCAATTACCTTATCGGTGAGCCTTGCTACCAGAAAAGGGAACCCATCCGCAGTTATTTTATCAAATCTCTTCTCCATATCTTCAATTGTGGGTGGAGTTTCTTCAAAAGTACCTAAGCCGTTAAGAACATGATGAGCATAAATTGCCTGTATCGCGCTTAGATCTTCAAATCTTGCTACTTCAATCTTGATCTCGCTTGCCACTTAAACTATCCTTATACTAAACTGTTCCACCATAATTCGTGGAAGTATGGTATCGTAACCAAGAAAAATTGCTTTATCAATCAGATCTTCCACGGTTAAAACCTCAAACTTCCTTAATAACTGCTGATGAATAATATTCCTTACAGTACTAACCGCAGTATCTTTATGCATAATGATATTCAGATGATGGGTTACCACTTTTGGCTTTGCATGCATAATCAAAAGAAAAATGATTAGCTCTTCTATCTCGGTTAATTCCAAATTCAATCGTCTCTGGTTCGTAAATCCAAGATTATCATATTTAACAATATGATTATTAATATATGGCTTAAAGTGCCCTAGCGAAAATATTGGGAAAAAATCAACTCGCACGCCGACTGCCTGATCAATATTAGGATCAACTAGCGGTGTTTTCTGTTTTAAGTATAACTGAATCTCACCATCATAATTCTGTGAGGTAATATATTGTTGAATTTGTCTATATTTGAGACACTCAACATCCTCTTGAATACAACTTTCCGATATCTGCTGGATCGCGGGCAAACTATCGTAAGTTGCCGTACTTAAATCAATTCCAAGGACATTATTTTTTTCCATTAGTAATGGCGAGACATAGACAAAATAAGACTCGGGGTTGACTATAATTGTTTTCTGTTCTGGTAAAACAACCATTTTCAGGGCATTAACATAGTCTTGTAAGTAATTCATTGCATTTTTCCAATCTGGTTTCCCCTCTATTATACTGGAATATTCCAGACAAAGAATGCTCTCTTAAAGATGATCAGTTCCCAAGTTATTCTACTATCAATTTAACTTACAAATGATATTCTCCAGTTGCTGTTGGATTTAGTTGCAAATGATAGACAAAATGTTGCAGTGGCACAAACATTAAATAAGGCGGGTATGATAAAATCAATTTTTTAAAAAGGTCGGTTAAATGGAATGTTCAATACCAAAACATAAAATCGGGCTACTATCGGTAATTGCCATCTCAACGACGGGAATTATTGGTAGTGGTTGGTTATTTAGTGCTTACCTCGGCGCAAAGATTGCAGGAGCAGGTGTATATTTATCTTGGGTTCTCACCCTAGTATTTTTTATATTAATGGCACTGGTTATTGCCGAAATTGTAGCTATTTTCCCACTACGTGGAATTATTGGGCGAATGGGATCTTTATCCCACAATAAATATTTTGGGGTTATTTTTGCTTTTGCTATCTGGCTTGAACTAGTTGGTAGTATCCCGGGTGAGGCTCAAGCAAGTGTTGAATATCTGGCAGGAATATCACCTCATTTGTCAAAGCTATTGATTAGTGATGGTGCATTAACTGCTGCAGGTCTTGCCTTTACTTTTCTATTTTTGGTAGCCTACTGGCTTGCAAATATGTTTGGGATTAAATTTTTTGCCAAAGTAAATAACTCGATTGCTGCGGTAAAAGTCGTCCTACCAGCACTAATTGCACTGATCATCATCGGCACTTCTTTTCATCCGGCAAATTTTACCGCCTATAAAGATAGCTTCATGCCATATGGAATGAATTCAATTATTTTGGCAATGACTTCTACAGGAATGATTTATTCATTTAATGGCTTCCAACTATGTGCCTCTTTTGCCAGTGAAATTGAAAATCCCGGACGCAACCTGCCATTAGGAATGGTTATTTCGATCATTATATGCTTCTTTATTTATGTAATTTTACAGACTGCTTTTATCGGTGCACTTGATACACAGCAGTTAGTAACTAATGGTTGGGCTAGCCTAAATTTCAGTTCACCATTTGCCCAGATTGCCACCATGATTGGCCTAAATTTTGTTACAATGGTTCTATATGCAGATGCCTGTATTTCACCATCAGGTACCGGGATTACTTTTGTGGGTAGCGGTTCACGGGTACTTTACTCAATGGCATCCGAAAGACAAATGCCAAGTATGCTTGCGGTTCTCGATAAAAAGCATAATTTTGAAAAAAGAGCAATGTTTTTTAATTTTGGAGTTGCAGTAGTATTTTTGTATTTATTTCATAGCTGGGCAGTATTAATCAACTTTATTACAGCGCTAATCATTCTAATGTACATGATAATTCCTATTTCATTAATTGCCCTGCGACATAGTCATGCTACCATGGAAAGAAATTTCCGCCTGCCTTTTGCAAACATCATCTGCGCTATATTATTCCTGGTTCAATCAATCTTCTTCATCTTCATCGGTGCAAAAGATATGCTCTATCTTACCTTAACCATGAGTGCTTTGATGGCTGTATTTATGATGCTACACGCACGTGGTCAGGATGGATATAGCTTTATGGATGTAGCAAAAATCTCCTTACCATTTGTCGGTTTCTTATGGATGATAACAATATTGATACTAGTTGGCCCTAGTAACTATGGTGGTCATGACTATCTTAACTATGGGGCATTTTATGCCGCATATGTAGTTGTTTCATTGTACGCCTTTTATCACTTTACAAATAAAAAGTTTGTTGATAAATGCCAAGAAATCCGGACAATGGATAAAGTAAAAATCGTTGAGTAGTCAATAAAAAAATAGGAGGATATAAATCCTCCTATTTTAGTTCCAAGCAAAAGTCTTAAGCTATCACTTCAAAATCACGTTTACTCTCATCCCATTCCAGCATATTACCTGAATGAACATCATAAATCCAAGCATTAACTGTAATCTGAGTATTTGCAATCATATCAACAATCTTTGGATATGTTTTAAGATTATCAACCTGATTTAAAAGATTAACTTTAACCCCGTGTGCTGCATCTGTTGGCTTATGTTTACGAAAACCATCTTTAATAATGCTTAGCCAGTTATCAAGACCAATATAACCGAGATCCTTATCACCAGTAGCATAAGAAGCCTTAACTGCCCCACACTCGGTATGTCCACAAATTACGATATTTCTCACACCAAGCTCATAAACAGCATACTCAATTGCTGCAATTTCACTATAAATATTATTTGGCATATATGGAGGAACTACATTACCGACATTCCGGACAATGAAAATTTCACCAATATTAGCTGAGAAAAACGCATTTGGATTAAGCCGACTATCTGAACAGGTAATCAGTAATGTATGTGGCTTTTGCCCTTTAGCAAGGGTAGAAATCAGCTCCTGATTATCTTTAGCATAGTTACTAGTAAATTTGACAATACCATGTTTCAACACATCATTAGCAGAATGTTCAATTCCAGATTTCTCAAGTATTTCCTTGATTTGGCTCTCCATAACAGTAATCTGGTAATGGCTGGCTTCACTACTACTAACCTGTAAAATAACTGCTTGATGGTCGCTAGTCATGCCATGAAAAATAGTTTTGATATTTTCGTCAGCAAGTTCTTTGGCAATTGTTACCAAATGCTTAGCACCACTAGCATCAATCTTATGTAACGCAGCAAATTCAAAGATCACAAATTTAAGCCCAGCCTGTGCTAAAGCTAGTTCTTTAATACGATTTAGCTCATCATAAGCAAGGATACTTACATTGCCATTAAGACCAACTCGTAATACATTTTTATTTGTCCAAAGCTTGATATCTGCCTTGGTACGCATCATTCTGAAAGCTACCAGAATAAAGGCCGCAAATAAACCAGCCTGAATTCCACTAATAAGATCAGTTACTACGATTGCGATAAAAGTAATTGCATAGACCAGAACTTCAAGGCGGTCATTTTTCCATAGATCAACTACTTGACGGAAATTCATCATTTTGAAAGCAGCTGCCATCAAAATACCAGTAAGTACTGCCATTGGTACTTTCTCGATAAATTCAGACCCAAAATATACAATCACAAAGATAATCAACGCATGCAATAAAGCTGCTCTTCTAGTCTTGGCACCAGCAAGGACGTTAACTGATGAACGCGCAATAACACTGGTTACCGGGATACCACCAAAAACAGCAACCCCAACATTGGCAATACCTTGCCCAATCAATTCCTGATTAGGATTATGTAAGTCTCCCTTACCCATGATGTCAACAGCACTAGTTGATAGTAAAGTCTCAAGAGAAGCAAGAATAAATACCTCGATTCCAGTTATTATCAGGCTTTTCCAGTTTCCAATCTGGCTAAAATCAATTATGTCCGGATGAACCAAATCGTGTGGAATCTCACCAATGAGTCTTACTTGTAAATTACCAAAATAAGCAATTGCCATTGGAATAAATACAGCAAAAGCAAAGGCATAGGCACGAGGCAAGAAACGCGGAACTATCCCCAAAATAGCCAAAGTTAGTAACGTCAGCCAGATACCAGCTGTAGTAACCCTAGGTACAATCTCACCCCAGTGATGGATAAGTCCCATAACAGGATGTTCAATTGCTGCATTTAGATTAAATAGTATAGCAATCTGGCTAAAAAATAGGATAACCCCAATACCA belongs to Aquella oligotrophica and includes:
- a CDS encoding NAD(P)-dependent oxidoreductase, which gives rise to MKILVLDKNTTTVNDDISFRGFEQFGEMVIHENLNEPEAIISATKGVGVIVVNKVYLTEVIINRLPDSVKLIAITATGYDNVDVAAAAKRGIKVANVPGYGTNAVSQLVIFLMLSCAIQFVPQLDYMREKGWDKMAGLAIPMHELAGKTLGIIGLGEIGIATAKLALAFGMKVVAYNRSIKNIEGIKQLELYEVAKEADFISLNCALTKDTAKIINEEFLRHMKPTAYLINAARGGLVDEIALSLAIKNKQIAGAALDVLSSEPPLPDNPLLGLDNVLLTPHIGWAPVEARQRCIDITVANIAAFIDGKPVNLLN
- a CDS encoding GNAT family N-acetyltransferase, which encodes MASEIKIEVARFEDLSAIQAIYAHHVLNGLGTFEETPPTIEDMEKRFDKITADGFPFLVARLTDKVIGYAYASHFRERSAYRFTVEDSIYIDKQYQGSGVGSMLLKELIVSCKQRGYLQMLALIGDSNNRGSVNLHKKHGFELIGIMKNVGYKFEKFVDVVVMQLDLEV
- a CDS encoding APC family permease, giving the protein MECSIPKHKIGLLSVIAISTTGIIGSGWLFSAYLGAKIAGAGVYLSWVLTLVFFILMALVIAEIVAIFPLRGIIGRMGSLSHNKYFGVIFAFAIWLELVGSIPGEAQASVEYLAGISPHLSKLLISDGALTAAGLAFTFLFLVAYWLANMFGIKFFAKVNNSIAAVKVVLPALIALIIIGTSFHPANFTAYKDSFMPYGMNSIILAMTSTGMIYSFNGFQLCASFASEIENPGRNLPLGMVISIIICFFIYVILQTAFIGALDTQQLVTNGWASLNFSSPFAQIATMIGLNFVTMVLYADACISPSGTGITFVGSGSRVLYSMASERQMPSMLAVLDKKHNFEKRAMFFNFGVAVVFLYLFHSWAVLINFITALIILMYMIIPISLIALRHSHATMERNFRLPFANIICAILFLVQSIFFIFIGAKDMLYLTLTMSALMAVFMMLHARGQDGYSFMDVAKISLPFVGFLWMITILILVGPSNYGGHDYLNYGAFYAAYVVVSLYAFYHFTNKKFVDKCQEIRTMDKVKIVE
- a CDS encoding SulP family inorganic anion transporter is translated as MRTRIENLKRFIANEIVPIGKAAYLKDDIVAAISVTFVAIPLSLAVAVASGVAPQVGLISAIFGGIIGALFGGCRLSVTGPAVAMSVLVANTVQNYGFTGLLVVGTICGLLQIIFGVLKLGRLAKIIPLSLVLAFTAGIGVILFFSQIAILFNLNAAIEHPVMGLIHHWGEIVPRVTTAGIWLTLLTLAILGIVPRFLPRAYAFAFAVFIPMAIAYFGNLQVRLIGEIPHDLVHPDIIDFSQIGNWKSLIITGIEVFILASLETLLSTSAVDIMGKGDLHNPNQELIGQGIANVGVAVFGGIPVTSVIARSSVNVLAGAKTRRAALLHALIIFVIVYFGSEFIEKVPMAVLTGILMAAAFKMMNFRQVVDLWKNDRLEVLVYAITFIAIVVTDLISGIQAGLFAAFILVAFRMMRTKADIKLWTNKNVLRVGLNGNVSILAYDELNRIKELALAQAGLKFVIFEFAALHKIDASGAKHLVTIAKELADENIKTIFHGMTSDHQAVILQVSSSEASHYQITVMESQIKEILEKSGIEHSANDVLKHGIVKFTSNYAKDNQELISTLAKGQKPHTLLITCSDSRLNPNAFFSANIGEIFIVRNVGNVVPPYMPNNIYSEIAAIEYAVYELGVRNIVICGHTECGAVKASYATGDKDLGYIGLDNWLSIIKDGFRKHKPTDAAHGVKVNLLNQVDNLKTYPKIVDMIANTQITVNAWIYDVHSGNMLEWDESKRDFEVIA